The Microcystis panniformis FACHB-1757 region GCAGGGACTTTATCAGCAAGGGGTTCTTTATTGTGAACGCTGTTTAACTCTGAGTGAACAACGCTTAGGCAAAAATCATCCTGATGTGGCGACCAGTCTCAACAATCTGGCGGAACTTTATCGCGCTCAAGGGAAATACGCAAAAGCAGAACCTCTCTTTTTGCGAGCGCAGGCAATTACAGAAAAGCAATTAGGAGAAGAGCATCCTGATGTGGCCAACAGTCTCAACAATCTGGCTGGTCTTTATTATGATCAAGGGAAATACGCAGAAGCAGAACCTCTCTTTTTGCGCTCGCTGGCGATTCGGGAAAAGCTATTAGGAAAAGAGCATCCTGCTGTGGCGACCAGTCTCAACAATCTGGCGAATCTTTATTGCGCTCAAGGGAAATACGCAAAAGCAGAACCTCTCTTTTTGCACTCGCTGGGGATTACGGAAAAGCAATTAGGCTCCGACCATCCTGAAGTGGCGACCAGTCTCAACAATTTGGCGTTACTTTATGATTTTCAAGGGAAATACGCAGAAGCAGAACCTCTCTTTTTGCACTCGCTGGGGATTACGGAAAAGCAATTAGGCTCCGACCATCCTGATGTGGCGACCAGTCTCAACAATTTGGCGTTACTTTATGATTCTCAAGGGAAATACGCAGAAGCCGAACCTCTCTTTTTGCGAGCGCTGGCGATTACAGAAAAGCAATTAGGAAAAGAGCATCCTGATGTGGCCAACAGTCTCAACAATCTGGCTGGTCTTTATTATGATCAAGGGAAATACGCAGAAGCAGAACCCCTCTATTTGGGAGCACTGGCGATTCGGGAAAAGCAATTAGGAGCAGAGCATCCTCATGTGGCCAACAGTCTCAACAATCTGGCGGATCTTTATCAGTCTCAAGGGAAATACACAGAAGCAGAACCTCTCTATCAAAGAGCGATTGCTATTTTGATAGCCACACTAGGCGAAAATCACCCTAACACGCAAACAGTAAAAAATAATTATAATCTGATGCTTTCTCAACTTCCTGATGAGGAATTAAGCCAACGCTTTCCCCCCGAAATGGTGGAAATGTTGCGTAACCTAAGACAAAATTAGCTTTTTTTAAAGGAAGAATAAAAAACATGAACATCAAACAGCAACTACTAGAAAAATATCGCAAGCAAGGCTTAGAATTATGATTTTATGCGATACGGGAGTATTATTTTGTTTCGTTCTTATTTACTTCCAGAAATCCTCCACTTTATTCAATTTATGCCTTGAAGCCAAGCACCAAGTTCTTCTTCGGACATCTCGCCAGCCGCCACCGCCAGCATAGTTGCCACCACCTCGGCTTCTGGAGCGATTAACTCAATGCTATTAACTTGGAGAAAAGTCGCCATGACGACGAAAGCGGTGCGCTTGTTGCCGTCCACAAAGGGGTGATTTTTTGCCAGTCCCCAGCAATAAGCGGCGGCTAATTGGTACAGGCTGACATCGGGGTTGTAAGTGTGGAGATGGCGAGGTCTGGCGAGGGCGCTGGAGAGTTTTCCTAGGTCGAGGATGCCTTCGGCTCCGCCAAAGAGAGCGAGTTGCTGGTGGTGAATTGCTCTGGCTGCTTGTTCACTAATCCAGATGATTTCGCTCACTTGGCCAATTCCCGCAGGGCGTTGCGATAGCGGCGGGTAACTTGAGAAGCTGCTTTCATAATTTGCTCGAATTCTGGGTCGTAGGTGGTTAACTGTACCCCGTCTGGCGTTTCGGTGACGTATATCGTATCTCCTTCTCCCACCTGGAGTTTGTCGAGAACTTCTTTGGGGAAAGAGGCTCCTAATGAGTTGCCGATTTTGCAGATTTTGAGCTTCATTTTTTTACCTCATCGTTGTTTGTAGTCGCTGCGTCACTAGCGCAACAACAGTTGCAATAAGAAGCAGTACAATTAAAGATAAGCACCAGTTTAGTAATATCTTCCACTGTTTAAACGTTCATAGAACATTTTACACCATGATCTCGGAAAAGCCAAAATAAACCTCAAAAGAACCCAATGGAGTGGCAATCATTTTTTACTCTAAATTAACACTGACAAGAAAAAATCACCATGCAAACCCAACCGCTAGAATCAAACTCAACAAACCTGATTAAACTGCGCTCTAGTCAACCAGAATCGCTTAAATCAATGATTAAAATCGATCTGAATAATCGGCTACGGGACTTAGAAAGCGGATTACAAAAAACTCAAGCTCGCTTAAAAGAATTTGAAACCCAATATCAATGGTCAACAGAGCAGTTTGTTGATTTGTTTACCAACGATCAATTACAACACAGTGAAGATTTTGATGAATGGTTAGGAGAATCATGGATGCTTGACAAAATACAGCAAAAAATAGCCATCATTAAGGAGATTGAATTTGTTGATTGAGACTTACTTTGAGAGAATTAGAAAACTTCTCACAAACTCATCCATGATCCAAACTTTTGAACTTGACACATAAAAACGGACAGAGAGTCTCGGTTTTATTAGAGGAAATATTACCTTTATTGACGGCTCTCGGCTCTATATTCGAGAATTTGTCGAAGTAGAGATCAGCATAAACCGAGGCAAATATTCTTACCACTATATCAATCAAAAAGGTGATTTAATTTTCCGTTATGATAATGCTCCTCATCATCAAAAACTTAATTTTCCTTCATTTCCTCATCATAAGCATGATCGACATGAAGATAATATAGTAAGCTCAAAAGCTCCTTTTTTAGAAGAAGTTTTTCAAGAAATTGAGGATATTAACAATGAATTATCACTATAGTATTTTTATTCAATGGTCAGAAGAAGACAACAAATTTATCGCCCATCTCCCTGAATTTGTCCCTTATGCTCATACCCATGGTGAAACCTACCATGCAGCCCTACAAAATGCCCTTGAAGTTCTATATATACTTATCGAAGACTACACTGCACGAGACAAATCTCTCCCACCTCTCCAGGCTATTTCCGCATAGCCCAAATATTCTCAGTTCAGTAATATCTCCTAGTATTTAACCGTTCATAGAACATTTTACACCATGATCTCGGAAAAGCCAAAATAAACATTATGCAAGTTACGGCTTAAATCATTACTGAAGTTGTTATATCGCCTTCTTCTCGATCAGAACCAAAAAGCCCAAAATAAATCATGAAAACATCTTTTGCTTTATTATAAGAGTAATCCCCACAAACCGTAAGCGATTTATGTATCAAGTCACCGTTGATTACGCCAAAGCCAACCTAGAAGAACTCTGTGATCGCACTGAAAAAGAACCCGATGGAGTAGTGATCGTTCGTGAAAATCGCAGTTATATTCTCATTACTCAAGAAGAATGGGAATCCTTAGCTGAAACCTCCGAACTCATGCAAGATTCCAAACTATTACAACATATTGCATCAGCACGACGAGAATATGCCGCAGGAGAAACCCTGATAATGGAACAAGTATTTGGATGACAACCTACACAATTGTCTTTTCTAAACAAGCGCGAAAAGATACCGACGAACTCACCCAAAAACAAAAAGTCAAACTTCAATAAATTTTAACTAACATAATTGCAATTAATCCCTATATTGGCAAATCCTTAAAAGGCGATTTAGAAGGCTTGTATTCCTATCGCCTAAATAGAAAAGATCGTCTGCTTTATAAAATTTATGAAGACGATCAAACTATTCTGATTATTCGTACTAAAACACACTATGGAGATTAGGTAAGAGCGGTCATAATGTCTGAATTCATCCCCGTTTAGAATATAGCTTGCCCCTGTCAGGCAAAGATAGTAGTGATGCTGATCGCTACCGGGAAAAAGACGTAAGAAATGCACTTCAGGAACTAGCAAAATTAAATCAAGGAGACAACCCATGAATTATCGGCTCTTCTCGACTTTGTGTGATAATTTTTGCTTATAGAATCGTGAAATATTTACCTAGAAAGACTTTGAGGACTATTTTGCTGAAGAAACTATCAGTATAGACCCCGTTTCCACACAGAAACCAGAAGAGCCAATTATCACTATAGTATTTTTATTCAATGGTCACAACAATACAACAAATTTATCGCCCATCTCCCTGAATTTGGCCCCTATGCTCATACCCAGGGTGAAACCTACAATGCAGCCCTACAAAATGCCCTTGAAGTCCTAGATCTACTTATCGAAGACTACACTGCACGAGACAAATCTCTCCCAATTTTTCAGGCTATTTCCCCATAGCAAAAATATACTATATTACACTCAAAACGAATTTTATCTGAGCAATTATGGCTGAATTAAGTTCAAAAATTACGGCAATTATTTATTCTGGTGAACAACAAGAATATGTAGCCGAATGCGCGGAAATTTCGGTTGTGACCCAGGGAAATACCTTAGATGAGGTGGTTAATAATCTCAAAGAAGCTGTCTTATTATATTTAGAAGGAGAAGAGCCTAGTGAGTTTGGTCTAGTTGCCAAACCTTCTCTACAGATTACGGTTGAGTTACAGCCTGAATATGCCTAAACTGAAACAACTATCAGGCAAAGACGTGATCAAAATTCTCGCTCGATTTGGCTTTACTATTCACAGTCAACGAGGAAGTCACATTAAATTGCTTTGCATTTAGCAGATGTTGAAAATTGGCCCGAACCGCGAGGAATTGATACCTATCTAGAAGCTTTGCGAGATTCGGAAGGAAAAACATTTTTTCTGACTCATATTCCACTGGAGCAAGTCTTAGTTAGGGTTTGCTGAAAAAGTTTGTTGGTGGGGTTAGGAGTCGGTCGTTTCAGGCTTTGTTGCCCTTCTTTTTTGTACCAGTTTATGTACTATAAAAAGAATAATGCCAGGTTTTTGAATGTCCCAATCCTATATTCTGGCACCAACATCGGATTTTAACAGGTCAAAAGCCTTATTTTAAAAAGGTTTTACCATTATTCAGCCAGCCCTAAGTAGGTGGGTGGAATTAAATATAAGATGAACGTAGGTTGGGTTGAAGCATGAAACCCAACCCCCGCTCATGTTACGCTACCGCTAACCCATCCTACAAATAATTGTGCCTCCCTACTTATTAGCTGCTTTAGAGAAAAATCCCCCAAAACTCAAACAGTAATGCTGAAAAAGTCTTTGAGTGGCAACAGGGAACAGTTTTTGATGCCTTAAACCAGCCATCTTCGCTCATCAGACCCATAAACAAGCAAAATTATCTGTATATTTAATCACTTAATCAGAAGCATTTACCTTTGAAATAGCAGTTTTTAAATAGGAAACCACCTCATTAATTGCTACTTCTGACGCTTTTTTACTGGCTCTTTCGACTAATTCCACCTTACCCGATTTGAGAGATTTACCCGTGACAATGCGATAGGGAATCCCAATTAAATCCGCATCTTTGAACTTAACTCCCGCACGTTCATTCCGGTCATCTAAAAGGGTTTCAATGCCGGCTTGATTTAACTCATTGTATAAACTTTCGGCGGTTTTTACCTGCTCGGCATCGGCTAAATTAGGAATAACCACAATCGCTTGATAGGGGGCAATAGCTACGGGCCAAATAATACCATCTTTATCGTAGGATTGTTCTACGGCTGCCTGGGCTAAACGCGATACTCCAATCCCATAACAACCCATACAAATGGGGGTAGATTCTCCCGCTTCATTAGTATAAAAAGCATTCATAGCTTGAGAATATTTATAGCCCAATTGGAAGATATGACCGACTTCAATTCCTCTGGCACTTTGCAAGGTTTGATTAGGATCATGAATAGCTCGATCACCTACCCGGGCTTTGCGTAGATCGACGATTAATTCCGGTAAGATAAAATCTTGACCCCAATTAGCTCCCACTACATGAAACCCAGTTTCATTAGCACCGGTGATAAAGTTTTCTAAGTCTGTCACCGTGTTGTCTGCTATGCGTAAAAACTGAGGAGCGATATCGCTGGCTTTTTTGAGCAAATTATCTTCTAAGTCAGGAGCAATATAACCTAAAGGTAAAGGTTTAGTTGCCCATTGCTGTTGAGCGGCAGCATCGGGTATTTTTAAAGCCAAAATTGTTTTAGCATTGTAACGGCTCGCCTGTCTAACTAATTCATTTTGTAGTTTAACTTCGTTAACCTCTTGATCACCGCGAATATGCAGTAAAACTAAAACAGTTATGCCGCTATCATACACCACTTCGTAGAGAACATTTTTGACGATAGCGGTGGCAGAACAATCGAGAAATTTAGCTAAACTTTCGATCGTGTTGGTGTTAGGAGTCTCTTTTTTAGCCAACTTTTTAAAGGGAGAAGCCACTTTATCTGCCGGCAAAGAAACGGCTTTTTCCACATTAGCCGCATACTTTTCATCGGCGGTAAATAAAACCTCATCTTCTCCAGCATCAGCTAAGACCATAAATTCTTGGGATGCGGAACCGCCAATCGCTCCAGAATCGGCTTCTACTGCCCGAAAAGCTAACCCACAACGGCGGAAAATATTGCGGTAAGCTATATCCATCGCTTGATAGGTTTTCTTTAAACATTCCTCGTCGAGATTGAAAGAATAGGCATCTTTCATAATAAATTCTCGTCCCCGCATTAAACCAAAACGAGGGCGAATTTCATCGCGAAATTTAGTTTGAATTTGATATAAATTAACTGGTAATTGTCGATAGGAACGAATTAAATCACGAGCGACGGCAGTAATTACTTCTTCATGAGTCGGTCCTAATCCTAACTCCCGGTTTTGCCGGTCCGTCAGGGCAAACATAATCCCTTCTGCTTTTGTGTAGGTGTCCCAACGGCCTGATTCTTGCCAGAGTTCCGCCGGTTGCAGTTGGGGAAGTAAACATTCTTGGGCGCCGGCTTTGTTCATTTCTTCCCGGACTATCTGGGAGACTTTCTGTAAAACCCGCCACATCAGGGGTAAATAGGCGTAAATGCCGCTGCCAATGCGACGAATGTAACCGGCACGCACCAAGCATTTATGACTGGGGATTTCCGCCTCGGCCGGATCTTCCCGGAGGGTGACAAAAAGCTGTTGAGAGAGTCGCATCCTATCGATATCCTTTTGAACAGAAGACTTTCTATTATCTCATCAAAGGAGAGCGACTGCAATTATCAATTACTTGTGTTGACAAACAATAACAGCGACCAGTTTACCGATTCTCAGGTATTTCCCCTCATAACTTGAGACTGGTTGGAGAAGCATTGAACCTTAGTTGCAATTGCCTAACTCCCTTGTTCTCTACTCTAGGAAATATGAGCGTTCAGGTCGGTCGCTGTTATCGTCGTTATCGAGACAGAATGTAACTTTAACAGGGTTTACTCCTTTGTGAACTTGACCTTATAACCTTGCCAGTTGATCTGTCAGGGAGGCTTTTCTCTCTAGCCTCAATTATTAATATAACATCGGATCGGAGCTAGAAGTCTTTCTCTTAATTAAACTTTACATTGCTGGGGTCAAGGAAAAGCTTAGATGTTTTGACGCTTGACCGACCATAACTCTTATTATTCAAAAATTATGGCAGCAGTGACCTCAACAGTAGTCAAAGAAAGCGCAGAAGAATTAACTAACTCAACAGACCAAAGAAGCAATCACCGCTAGGGAAAAAGACAAACTGCCGCTAAAGCAAGAAAAAGCTCCCACCCTCAAGGTGATAGCTAAAAGTTGATGGCATCATAGAAACACAGTGCCGAGCTGCTTGTGTAAATATCGTGAGCAAGGCAACGAAAAGAACTTTATAAAGTGAATCGGAACGATCCCTTAAACTTCCCGTTGCCGAGGTCCCAGTGAGATAGGTGAGTAGTATGCTTATCCACAGGGAGGCTTGATTTGGGCGCTATATATACAACCAGTCTCAATGGCTGGCTGGTACGAATTATCGTGTCTGACTTCAAATATGTTCTTGTTCCCCAAACTGAAACATCTTTGGCCTGTTTGCCGACAAGATACAAAGCTGAAATGATTGTGGCATCCGAGGCGATGCGGACGGCGAATGGGATTGATATCGCCCCTAAAGAACTCTTCGCCTTCACCATGAACTGCAAAGTTCTTGGCGCTATGAGTTGGACTCTGGTAAATGCGTAGCCATCTGAAGATTCTCCCTGCTTGAGATAGTCACTGCTTAGTCTTTCAATGATATCGAGATCAATTTCATGATCTAGCACTTCTGAAGGGGGGTGCGTCGGCCTGGAAAATCCCAAGAAACTGTGATCGGCAAATACGTCCTCAGCAGCGTAAGCCGTTTCTATTTGACCCATTTCATCTATGGTTATATGCCCGGGCCCGTGAAACCCATTAAAGTGATTGCTTACTGAATAGCAATATGCTCCTGCGTGTTGGATTAACAATGGATCCCCAGGACTCTGGCCTTCTAAATTGGTCGATGGTAGCAATATATCGCCGGCAAAACAAAGTGGCCCTCCAATAGCATCGTTCCCTTGAGTAGGCAGGGTGCGATGATTGCGATCAATAATTTGGTGGCTCCATGAGAGGAGAGTCACCTTGATTAGCTGGTCGGAGCCAACATCAACAATAGCCCAACGTCTGCCCCGCATCTGCTTAAGCTCGCGGATACGAGTCAACAAGGCGACGGCATTACCAACCAGTGCGTGTCCAGGCTCGACTATGTACTCAATACCGGGTAACAAGTGTTTCTTTAATGCTTCTGTGTACTCTGGGATTGTTGGAAACTGTTGCCCGTCATGGAAGTCAATGCCAAACCCACCGCCAAGATTTAGTTTTCTCATGCAATGATTCGAGCTGGCTTCGATTAAGTTTTTCAAATGATGAATAAACTGAACCGAATTATTAAATGCCGATACATTATCCATCTGAGTTCCAATATGGATATGCAAACCAGCTATAGGTAGTTTGCAACTGGCCAGAGCATCTGGCAATTCCTCGGATGGGATGCCAAACTTACTGTTAGGCGAGGCGTGAGAAACCAGATCCTGCCAATCAGTATTGTGGAAATACTCCACCGGTTTTTCTGGGTTAACTCGAACCAGCAAGTTCCCACTCCAATCCTTGCCATAAAGC contains the following coding sequences:
- a CDS encoding type II toxin-antitoxin system HicA family toxin, with product MPKLKQLSGKDVIKILARFGFTIHSQRGSHIKLLCI
- a CDS encoding type II toxin-antitoxin system death-on-curing family toxin, which codes for MSEIIWISEQAARAIHHQQLALFGGAEGILDLGKLSSALARPRHLHTYNPDVSLYQLAAAYCWGLAKNHPFVDGNKRTAFVVMATFLQVNSIELIAPEAEVVATMLAVAAGEMSEEELGAWLQGIN
- a CDS encoding diaminopimelate decarboxylase family protein, with protein sequence METWTRSIDIEEIAKRHGSPLYILNVGQLRRNLSHFVELVGSPSQVAYPIKANPSMAILNELASLGCSADCSSKYEVELALSCGFPLNRITYNSPAPDHQLMVDLLDGGSTVVADSQAILDDLQHKLYGKDWSGNLLVRVNPEKPVEYFHNTDWQDLVSHASPNSKFGIPSEELPDALASCKLPIAGLHIHIGTQMDNVSAFNNSVQFIHHLKNLIEASSNHCMRKLNLGGGFGIDFHDGQQFPTIPEYTEALKKHLLPGIEYIVEPGHALVGNAVALLTRIRELKQMRGRRWAIVDVGSDQLIKVTLLSWSHQIIDRNHRTLPTQGNDAIGGPLCFAGDILLPSTNLEGQSPGDPLLIQHAGAYCYSVSNHFNGFHGPGHITIDEMGQIETAYAAEDVFADHSFLGFSRPTHPPSEVLDHEIDLDIIERLSSDYLKQGESSDGYAFTRVQLIAPRTLQFMVKAKSSLGAISIPFAVRIASDATIISALYLVGKQAKDVSVWGTRTYLKSDTIIRTSQPLRLVVYIAPKSSLPVDKHTTHLSHWDLGNGKFKGSFRFTL
- a CDS encoding proline--tRNA ligase, with the translated sequence MRLSQQLFVTLREDPAEAEIPSHKCLVRAGYIRRIGSGIYAYLPLMWRVLQKVSQIVREEMNKAGAQECLLPQLQPAELWQESGRWDTYTKAEGIMFALTDRQNRELGLGPTHEEVITAVARDLIRSYRQLPVNLYQIQTKFRDEIRPRFGLMRGREFIMKDAYSFNLDEECLKKTYQAMDIAYRNIFRRCGLAFRAVEADSGAIGGSASQEFMVLADAGEDEVLFTADEKYAANVEKAVSLPADKVASPFKKLAKKETPNTNTIESLAKFLDCSATAIVKNVLYEVVYDSGITVLVLLHIRGDQEVNEVKLQNELVRQASRYNAKTILALKIPDAAAQQQWATKPLPLGYIAPDLEDNLLKKASDIAPQFLRIADNTVTDLENFITGANETGFHVVGANWGQDFILPELIVDLRKARVGDRAIHDPNQTLQSARGIEVGHIFQLGYKYSQAMNAFYTNEAGESTPICMGCYGIGVSRLAQAAVEQSYDKDGIIWPVAIAPYQAIVVIPNLADAEQVKTAESLYNELNQAGIETLLDDRNERAGVKFKDADLIGIPYRIVTGKSLKSGKVELVERASKKASEVAINEVVSYLKTAISKVNASD
- a CDS encoding type II toxin-antitoxin system HicB family antitoxin, which codes for MFIQWSQQYNKFIAHLPEFGPYAHTQGETYNAALQNALEVLDLLIEDYTARDKSLPIFQAISP
- a CDS encoding type II toxin-antitoxin system HicB family antitoxin; the encoded protein is MNYHYSIFIQWSEEDNKFIAHLPEFVPYAHTHGETYHAALQNALEVLYILIEDYTARDKSLPPLQAISA
- a CDS encoding type II toxin-antitoxin system HicB family antitoxin, with product MAELSSKITAIIYSGEQQEYVAECAEISVVTQGNTLDEVVNNLKEAVLLYLEGEEPSEFGLVAKPSLQITVELQPEYA
- a CDS encoding toxin-antitoxin system TumE family protein, producing MNRGKYSYHYINQKGDLIFRYDNAPHHQKLNFPSFPHHKHDRHEDNIVSSKAPFLEEVFQEIEDINNELSL
- a CDS encoding type II toxin-antitoxin system Phd/YefM family antitoxin, giving the protein MYQVTVDYAKANLEELCDRTEKEPDGVVIVRENRSYILITQEEWESLAETSELMQDSKLLQHIASARREYAAGETLIMEQVFG
- a CDS encoding AbrB/MazE/SpoVT family DNA-binding domain-containing protein, encoding MKLKICKIGNSLGASFPKEVLDKLQVGEGDTIYVTETPDGVQLTTYDPEFEQIMKAASQVTRRYRNALRELAK